GAAAATGTAATCTATGTTTTTAAAAGACACTTTAATTGCTCAGCAATCATGCAGAACTGAGAAATATAGCTCTGCTTCCAAGGTAATAACTCCCCAAATTACAAAGGTCGCTTACTCAATACCCTTGCTATCTAGAAAAATATGACAATGACACTAAGACTCAAAAACTCATTTTTATGTTAATCTATTATTCACTATTAGCTTTCATGAATTTTTGTAGTATTTCACATAACCTGCTGTGTGCTACTGTCATCTAAAACATAAAGACTTCATCAAGCTTTGTTTCTAAATGAGAGAACTTGTTTCTATCAAGTCCATTTATACACCCCTGATTCAGCTAAAACTAAAGTTAAAATGAACAGGAATTCTATATTAGTAGAGGTGGTAAGCTTTAGCACACAGAAAAGGTATCAGTACTAATTACAATCAGCTTTGACTGACCCTTGATGCTTTTCCCTATAACTTCCCTCTCCTTTTGTGTAATTATTCTATCAACTAAAAAGATTTCAAAGGTTTTATTAtgctaattttatttaaattatttacatatttaacATTTAAACATAATCTTTACAAAATTATCATTATGTTATTAAAAGGACATAATCTAGCTAATGCACTGATTAAAGATTTCATAAAAATTGGAGATGTCTGTCATATTTGAACCTGTGTCATACATGAACTCCTGAGGGTGAAACTTTGGATCTCTGTTCAACACGCTCAAAACTTTCTCTGTTCAAACTACCTTAAAAAAGGAGTCAAGCATGAGAAGATTCTCTTTAACCCTTTTTGTTCCACTTGGGACCAAAATATTATGTCGTTGTATACTTAAAAACAGGTTCTTAGGTTCCATTCAAAGAGATTTGAAATTATGTTCAAATTACAGCAGTACTTTTGAAGATTTTACTCAGAGTAATACTTCAAAACTTGGAATTACAGAATAATACTCatgtacatgtgtgtgtgtgtgtgtgtgtgtgtgtgtgcgcatcaaagaaacaaaaacatcaTATCAACACCAGCTGTGATACCATACCTGAGTAATAATCAGTCGCAATTTGGGCATAAAACAAGAAAAGTTTCTGTTCAGTACCATGGACAAGTACTCTCCACATTGTGCATTAACATGGAAACAACTTACTCAGAAAGTACCTTTTGTTACCAAAAGAACAATATACCagcttctgttttttttatattaaagtaTCAGTCCATTCTTTCTTGAAAACATCACTgttctaattaaaaataaatggtaaAAAAATCAGCATCAGAAAATACAGGAATGAGGATCTAGTTACCGTGCCTAACTTGTTTCTTCTTCTAACTGGTCCCTTCCATTTGTCACCagcaacagaaaatgaaaaccaaaaagcCACCCAGGAACCTGAAATGCACGTTAAAATCCCCAAAGCTCTTGTCACTCCTTTTTAGCATAACTTGCCCTTACAAGAAGTATGAAATATTTACTATGCACTATATTTATCTTCATTTGTTATATCACACTGAAGATAAAAGCCTTGTATAAAAAATGGTGGCATAAGACattccttttatctttttcaaTATTTTGTATGCGCGTTTCCCAAGTAAATTACTATTGCACATAATAAATCAAGTTTTCATAATAGTTTAataatgcattttcattttgttaaaTTTAAAAGTTATACATGTTTCATAAATCTAACAGTCCCAACAAGACATGGCAAAATGCTAATAAAATGATGGGCTTGGCCTTAATGAAAGTGCTAAGTTTGTCATTTAGTATCTGTAATTATTAAATAACTAGTCAGTTTGTAATGAATCAACAAATTTTCAATTTCATAGATGCTACTATACAAATCAAAATTAAGAATAGGGAAAATCTGTCATCTCAAATTAGTCAACTTTCTAAATCCCTGTTGTAACTACAGACAAATGCATTTCATAACTTGGTGCAGAGAATCAGCTGATACAATCAGACACTGGTATCAGAGACTTCATAAAATAATACTTTCTCTCATCTTTCCACTAAAATGCATTACTTTCTAATGTCAACAGTGACACTTTTTAACCTTTATTCTCTGAAAGAGATTGTATTGCCATTAGAATTGTTTAAAGACAAATGCTCGATGTGCCATATGTCTTACACTTCCTCAGATCATTTTCCAGGGTGTGTCACCAGTTGGTGTAGCTTGACACTCATAATTTAAAAGTTATAGGTCCATGAAAATCAAAGGCAATGTGTTCAGTGTCttaaataaaatcacaaatacattttttttgtaaagacAAGGTATgattttcatgaaaataaatcactttgaaTTAACAAATTCAATATCCAGGTCCACATCAATACACGACTTAAAACAAAATGGGAGATCCACATACTGATCAAATTAAAAGCTTGCACTTTGGTTCTCCTTATAAACATTAATAATTTAGCAACACTGTAACAGGGCCTGCCAGCAAAGACAGTACTCCATTAAAAATCCACTGATAACTCACACATACTCATAAAATATTCCAATTTCACTGTCCAAAACCAAACAGTTTCAAaacttttttgctttgttttgttgtttgctttttcaggttttttgcagtttttggatttgggttattttaatttcagcaaTGCCGTTAACTTAAACATGTAAAACATCTAGAAGGAAGTCACAAGTTGTATTCTTAAAGTTTTGTAACAAAAAATTATCCTCACATTTTTTTCTATcaccatttttttaaattgagtaTTTTTCAGTTTGTGCCAATCCACTTGTTGAAATGTTGGCTGTAACCAAACACCAGCTGCACTTACCCCAGTGTTGTCATGGTGACGATGGTGTACCAGAAGGCTGCAGGGATGCTGGTGAACTTGCTGGCTGATGAACCTTTCTCTGCATAGTACATGACTGTGGCAAAGATGATGATGGCCATAGTGAGTGAGAAGAGGAGGAAGCCTAACTCCGAGGCACAGCTTTTCAGCGTATAGCCCAGGATGCGCAGACCCTGTGAGTGGCGGGAAAACTTAAAGATTCTGAAGACACGAAAGACTCTTAATGTCACAAAAGCCCCACTGACATCCTCGTTATCTGTCATCACCAGGCCAATGTAATATGGCATAATGGCCACCACATCAATGATACTCATGACACTGCGCACGAATTTGTAGCGACTAGGAGCTGCCAGCAGACGTAGGAGATATTCAACTGTGAAGATCATGACACAGGCAGTATCCAGACAGAAGAAAGCCACCGCATACCGCTCTCCACAGGGCAGCTCTTTGATGCGACCCGGGCTTACCCCACAGGGCACTGTCTCCACCACATTGGCAATAACAGAGACGGCAATGAAGAAACCAGTGACATAGTAGAAGACAAGAGCCAGGGTACTGGTGTGTGGGTTTTCAAAGGCCCGCCACATCCTCTGACGAGCTGTCATTGAGGGTAGGGAGCTCTCAGCTACATGATCCGTATCAGCATCATCCTGCAGGCGCTCAGCATTCTCCCGCCGGCGATCCTTGTACTCCTCATAACAGCAGTCACCAATGATCTCGGGGATGATGCCGAAAAAGGCCAGCTCCTCATCATAAGCTGAGATGCACTCCTGACGGGGATAATGAAGCTTCCCAGTACGGTAGAAGTTGAGAATGTGTCGGAAAATGTCAGGGTCCCGATCAAAAAAGTACTGCTGTGTCTCAGGGTGGTAGAAGAAGTCCCGCTCTGAACTGCCCAGCAGAGTGTCAGGGTAGCGTTCTAATGTGTCCAGCCATGTCTGGAACTGGATGCCACTCACATTCAGCACAATCAGAGAGTCCTGGCTTCGCTTTCTCTCCTGCCGTGGAGCAGCTGGCATGGGACCAGTAGCCACTGGCATCCATCCTatggctgctgccctggcaaaGGGTAACCAAGCTGCTACACCTGCCGCCATGGTTCCAAACACCTATTACAGCTAGGGGAGTCAATCTAGACACAGTTCTGGTCCAGCCACTAAAatagagagggaaaagaaaaatacaaattctCACATATTCTTGAGGCAGCAGAATTTCTGAACATTTTTGTGATATTCAGTATTAACTGAAAacctttctgcttcctttttccaccttttcacCCCAGAATATGCTTTCCAGGTGATGGTCAGACTGTTAGGACAATAAATGAGGGCACTTGGAAATCCCTGTATTCAAAACAGCTTCTCTACCAGCCAGATCCTTTGGATACAAGGTCTCCATTCGAGGCCCCTGGATGGAAGCAACAGTCCTCAAATCACTAGTCCCTGGAGCCGGCTAGTAGCTCTAGTGCAGCTGTGCGGCCACCTGGAAGGAGATTTTCCTCCACGCGCGATGCAGCCGGTCCCCCCGCCCCTCCTCCGCTTgctccccgcccgccgctgGAGCCGGGCCGCGGCAGCCAGCGGAGCCCTTCCCGGGCGGCTGCAGCGGGGCCGCCGACGCCGTCGCCGCTCGCCGTGGAGGGGCGGAGGGGATGGGCCGGGCGGGCCACCCCCCTTCCCGGcggcagccctggagcagcgGCGGGAAGAATCCTCTCCCTGACCTTTAATTGCCGTCCGGGGACTCCTCCAGATCCCGGCTAGGGGCCAGGGGAGCCGgcggggcagggggaggagctCCGGGCGGCAGCATTAAACTTTAAGGCAAGTTTTCCGTGCAGGAAATGCTTTGAAGGGCAGAGGGATGTCGGGGATGGGgcgccgggagcggggagcaCCCCACAGAGCAGGAGCGGGCAGAGCGGGGCTCTTCCCCGGACGGAGCATCCGGGCATGGACAGAGGCTGATCTGCGGCGAGGAGACCGGGGTCGGGGAGAGCCCCCGCGGTCCTGGCGGGGGCAGGGGCGGGGGCTTTGGAGACACATGCAGTAGGTGGGCTGCACGGGGCATCCCCGGGAGCGCCCGAGCGGGCGGCGAAAGGCGAAGCCGAGGGAGGCTGGCTGAGGAGCgggagaggggcaggagctCCCGGGCGCCGGGGGAGGCCGGGGaccggggcgggcgggggtgCGCGGGGCAGGGATGCGGGGTGCCGTAGG
This portion of the Anomalospiza imberbis isolate Cuckoo-Finch-1a 21T00152 chromosome 5, ASM3175350v1, whole genome shotgun sequence genome encodes:
- the KCND2 gene encoding A-type voltage-gated potassium channel KCND2, giving the protein MAAGVAAWLPFARAAAIGWMPVATGPMPAAPRQERKRSQDSLIVLNVSGIQFQTWLDTLERYPDTLLGSSERDFFYHPETQQYFFDRDPDIFRHILNFYRTGKLHYPRQECISAYDEELAFFGIIPEIIGDCCYEEYKDRRRENAERLQDDADTDHVAESSLPSMTARQRMWRAFENPHTSTLALVFYYVTGFFIAVSVIANVVETVPCGVSPGRIKELPCGERYAVAFFCLDTACVMIFTVEYLLRLLAAPSRYKFVRSVMSIIDVVAIMPYYIGLVMTDNEDVSGAFVTLRVFRVFRIFKFSRHSQGLRILGYTLKSCASELGFLLFSLTMAIIIFATVMYYAEKGSSASKFTSIPAAFWYTIVTMTTLGYGDMVPKTIAGKIFGSICSLSGVLVIALPVPVIVSNFSRIYHQNQRADKRRAQKKARLARIRAAKSGSANAYMQSKRNGLLSNQLQQSSNEEEQAFVGKSGSSFETQHHHLLHCLEKTTNHEFVDEQVYEESCMEVSTVNRPPSHSPSLSSQQGVTSTCCSRRHKKTYRIPNTTISGSRPGSVQELSTIQIRCVERTPLSNSRSSLNAKVEECVKLNCEQPYVTTAIISIPTPPVTTPEGDDRPDSPEYSGGNIVRVSAL